In the genome of Paenibacillus pabuli, one region contains:
- a CDS encoding serine hydrolase domain-containing protein, which yields MGRQTGKRTSITALTLVLMMLAPMSVMAAPATSNNSDLTYEPTKKIVAEKAKILTETYGTTSVQYALIDAGEIVVSGQTGKNDLNNKVPLTSNTIYGIGSTSKMFLTASVMKLVDDGKIDLDVPIVNYLPDFKMKDNRYTLITPRMLLNHSSGLLGSTGSNATLYGDNDTYSHDTFLDQLANQHLKADPGAYSVYSNDSFTLAEILVERVSGMGFTAFIHHYFTEPLDMNHTKTPQDVVDPAAMAGIYSPLVEGQLPQENYNIIATGGIYSTAEDLVKFSQIFTGEVDGILSSKSVEAMAQEEYKRGMWPEDSDTSISYGLGWDSVNLYPFSEYGIKALTKGGDTISYHSSLIILPEYNLAAAVTSSGGTSARDQFIASELLLSALEEKGIITERKPEKSFGVPVKADMPEEISTYAGIYGANNSVKKVEINAGKMTVSALTAPNNPAQEYTYTADGTFVNDKGTEKLKFVTEQNGRTYLWSRSYISMPGLGQLAFSEYTAEKLEANELPQDITASWEQREGKIYYVVNQKYTSTVYLHSSPILSFHMNEETPGYVTNSKIIGVNEAVTDLQIPGMAGRDSKEIYFAEKNGVEYITALGSVYASDEIVKPLYSGKQSVTTIQADGYAKWFLVPTTLNGKVMTVKLPSNGAFAVYDQKGVCINHTVVSGKNEVVLPENGRIVFAGEAGSKFEISLK from the coding sequence ATGGGACGACAAACGGGAAAACGAACTTCAATCACCGCCTTAACTCTGGTGTTAATGATGTTAGCTCCAATGTCAGTCATGGCCGCACCAGCTACGAGTAACAACAGCGATCTGACGTATGAACCAACCAAGAAAATAGTAGCGGAGAAAGCGAAGATCCTTACTGAGACGTACGGTACGACCAGTGTGCAATATGCATTAATCGATGCTGGAGAGATTGTGGTGTCCGGTCAAACGGGCAAGAACGATCTAAATAACAAGGTGCCTCTTACTTCGAACACAATCTACGGCATCGGCTCAACAAGTAAAATGTTTCTTACAGCTTCTGTTATGAAGCTTGTTGATGATGGCAAGATCGATTTGGATGTGCCAATTGTGAACTATTTACCTGATTTTAAGATGAAAGATAACCGCTACACATTAATCACACCACGTATGTTGTTGAATCATTCCTCTGGTCTGTTAGGCAGCACCGGAAGCAATGCCACATTATACGGAGATAACGATACGTATTCACATGACACGTTTCTGGATCAATTGGCGAATCAACACCTGAAGGCTGATCCTGGCGCGTACTCGGTGTATAGTAACGACAGTTTTACGTTAGCCGAGATTCTAGTTGAAAGAGTGAGCGGCATGGGCTTTACAGCTTTTATACACCACTATTTTACGGAACCTCTGGACATGAATCATACCAAAACACCACAGGATGTCGTTGATCCGGCAGCAATGGCGGGAATCTATTCTCCTTTGGTTGAAGGCCAGCTTCCTCAAGAGAATTATAATATCATCGCTACTGGAGGCATCTATTCCACCGCTGAAGATCTGGTGAAATTTTCACAAATCTTCACGGGAGAAGTCGATGGTATTCTATCCAGTAAGTCGGTAGAAGCCATGGCGCAAGAAGAATACAAAAGAGGCATGTGGCCGGAAGATAGCGACACGTCCATCTCTTACGGGCTAGGGTGGGATAGTGTAAATTTGTACCCATTCAGTGAATATGGCATCAAGGCCCTGACGAAAGGTGGAGATACGATATCGTATCACTCCTCTCTAATCATACTGCCGGAATACAATCTAGCTGCAGCCGTTACCTCTTCAGGGGGAACAAGTGCCAGAGATCAGTTCATTGCAAGTGAACTATTACTCAGTGCACTAGAGGAAAAGGGTATTATTACAGAACGAAAGCCGGAAAAATCTTTTGGCGTACCAGTGAAGGCGGATATGCCTGAAGAAATATCCACGTATGCCGGTATATATGGCGCCAATAATTCGGTTAAGAAGGTTGAAATTAATGCTGGAAAAATGACTGTATCCGCGCTGACAGCTCCAAATAACCCGGCTCAAGAATACACATATACAGCGGATGGTACGTTTGTTAACGATAAAGGCACAGAAAAGCTGAAATTCGTTACAGAGCAGAATGGAAGGACGTATCTGTGGTCTCGATCTTATATATCCATGCCGGGACTTGGACAGTTGGCGTTCTCAGAATATACGGCGGAGAAGCTGGAAGCCAATGAATTACCCCAGGATATTACCGCCTCATGGGAGCAGCGTGAAGGTAAGATATACTACGTGGTGAATCAGAAGTATACATCAACTGTATATCTGCATTCATCACCAATCCTTTCTTTCCATATGAACGAAGAGACTCCAGGGTATGTGACCAATAGTAAGATTATTGGAGTCAACGAAGCAGTTACGGATCTGCAAATTCCTGGCATGGCAGGACGGGATTCAAAGGAAATTTATTTCGCTGAAAAGAACGGAGTGGAGTACATTACAGCTCTAGGTAGTGTGTACGCCAGCGATGAAATTGTAAAACCACTCTATTCGGGTAAACAATCTGTAACAACGATTCAAGCAGACGGTTATGCCAAATGGTTCTTGGTGCCAACAACGTTGAATGGAAAAGTCATGACCGTTAAACTGCCTTCAAATGGCGCCTTTGCCGTATATGATCAAAAGGGTGTATGTATTAATCACACCGTAGTCAGCGGTAAGAATGAGGTTGTTTTACCGGAAAACGGCCGCATTGTATTTGCAGGTGAGGCCGGTTCCAAGTTTGAAATTTCATTAAAATAG
- a CDS encoding IS3 family transposase (programmed frameshift), translated as MSKFNLDLKIEAIHQYLSGNEGIKSIAKSLGINHEILRMWIKQYEYHGLKAFEKTYTAYSLTYKLDVLNYMNENGTSPNEAAVIFNISSPGVIRRWRSQFNENGIDALKPKIKGRHRMTDKNKKGLQKQEPAEGSLEALQAELERLRMENAYFKKVECLSSKQGKITKQDKAQVVYELRLEFPVVALLAFAEVPRSTFYYWVKQFDKPDLDADLKLLIQSIYEEHHGRYGYRRIRDELVNRGHRVNHKKVLRIMKELGLQSVVRMKKYRSYKGTVGKIAPNVLDRNFLAEKPNEKWVTDITEFKLFGEKMYLSPVLDLYNGEIITYTVGSRPTYSLVSEMLNKAFKRLSNEDKLLLHSDQGWHYQMKQYRQALKRQAIIQSMSRKGNCYDNAVMENFFGIMKSEFFYLHEFESVDHFKQELARYMDYYNHKRIKSKLKGMSPVQYRAHAQQIA; from the exons TTGTCAAAATTTAATTTAGACTTGAAAATAGAAGCTATTCATCAATATTTATCAGGAAATGAAGGGATTAAAAGCATTGCGAAATCCTTAGGAATTAATCATGAAATCCTGCGTATGTGGATCAAGCAATACGAATATCACGGTTTAAAAGCTTTTGAAAAAACCTATACAGCTTACTCTCTAACCTATAAACTAGACGTACTCAACTATATGAACGAAAATGGGACGTCTCCAAATGAAGCTGCTGTCATTTTCAATATCTCTTCTCCAGGGGTTATTCGAAGGTGGCGCAGTCAGTTCAATGAAAATGGGATCGACGCCCTAAAACCAAAGATAAAGGGGCGTCATCGTATGACGGATAAGAATAAAAAAGGACTTCAAAAGCAAGAACCTGCTGAGGGATCGCTTGAAGCTCTACAAGCTGAATTAGAACGTTTGCGTATGGAAAACGCCTACT TTAAAAAAGTTGAATGCCTTAGTTCAAAACAAGGAAAAATCACCAAACAAGACAAAGCGCAAGTCGTCTATGAATTAAGGCTTGAATTCCCGGTGGTTGCATTGTTAGCGTTCGCTGAAGTCCCACGTAGTACCTTCTATTACTGGGTGAAGCAGTTTGACAAGCCAGATCTAGACGCAGATCTAAAACTCCTTATTCAATCCATTTATGAGGAACATCATGGGCGTTATGGATATCGTCGTATCCGTGATGAACTAGTTAATCGTGGACACCGAGTTAACCATAAAAAAGTACTGCGTATCATGAAAGAATTAGGCCTGCAATCAGTGGTGCGTATGAAGAAATATCGCTCCTATAAAGGAACAGTAGGTAAGATTGCACCCAACGTACTGGATCGTAATTTTCTAGCAGAAAAACCAAATGAGAAGTGGGTTACGGATATTACTGAATTCAAGTTGTTTGGAGAAAAGATGTATTTATCACCTGTTCTGGACTTGTATAACGGTGAGATTATTACGTACACAGTAGGGTCTCGCCCTACGTATTCATTAGTCTCCGAGATGCTAAATAAAGCCTTTAAACGCTTGTCCAACGAGGATAAACTCCTCCTGCATTCGGATCAAGGCTGGCACTACCAGATGAAGCAGTATCGACAGGCTTTAAAGAGACAAGCGATTATCCAGAGCATGTCACGCAAAGGGAATTGTTATGATAACGCAGTAATGGAGAACTTCTTTGGCATTATGAAGTCAGAGTTTTTTTATCTTCATGAATTTGAAAGTGTAGATCACTTCAAGCAAGAGCTGGCACGATACATGGATTACTACAATCACAAACGCATCAAGTCAAAATTAAAAGGCATGAGTCCGGTACAATACCGAGCTCATGCCCAACAAATTGCATAA
- a CDS encoding response regulator transcription factor — protein MPTILVADDDANIRKLVCLFLRNDGFTTINAVDGKEALAIYTSTPVDLVILDIMMPVMDGWALCEELRRANPDLPLLMLTARNETWEKVQAFQLGTDDYMTKPFDPLELMARVKALLKRYRIGLTQTIQLGNVILNRQTYKVLRGTESFTLPLKEFELLYKLAGLPGQVYTREQLIDQVWGINYTGDDRTIDVHIKRLRERFADISDFRIETVRGLGYRLEVQE, from the coding sequence ATGCCTACGATATTAGTTGCTGACGACGATGCGAACATTCGCAAACTCGTCTGTTTATTTTTGCGCAACGACGGATTTACTACCATCAACGCCGTAGACGGAAAGGAAGCCCTGGCTATCTATACCTCCACGCCAGTCGATTTGGTTATTCTTGATATAATGATGCCAGTCATGGACGGTTGGGCATTATGCGAGGAACTTCGAAGAGCCAATCCGGATCTTCCGTTACTCATGTTGACGGCAAGAAACGAGACCTGGGAGAAAGTACAAGCATTTCAGCTCGGGACAGATGACTATATGACGAAGCCATTCGATCCGCTTGAGTTGATGGCTCGCGTCAAGGCACTGTTGAAACGATACCGTATAGGTTTAACGCAGACCATCCAATTAGGAAACGTTATTCTGAACCGTCAGACGTATAAGGTCCTGAGGGGTACAGAGTCGTTCACCTTGCCGCTTAAAGAGTTCGAATTATTGTATAAACTTGCTGGATTACCGGGACAAGTCTATACGCGGGAGCAACTAATCGATCAAGTTTGGGGAATTAATTATACTGGCGATGATCGAACGATAGACGTGCATATTAAACGTCTACGCGAACGTTTTGCCGATATCTCCGATTTTCGTATCGAAACGGTGCGGGGACTTGGCTACCGGCTAGAGGTGCAGGAGTGA
- a CDS encoding sensor histidine kinase: MTGSLYTRVVLTFLVSVIGGTILSFLATTWIFQDKLNENIQASLLDFGQDIVRIYETLPLREAEMFISEMKQLNSYHIRIYKGTGQFQSYGELKGQHPFLVTTEQVKEVLDGGRVQVNGIDTIFLGLPIKTEMGSIAMFVEPLTSSSTSFLIKFVVTFLICSLLAGSLLILIAAIFLVRPIKKLTEATRLIAAGDFNVKLNIKQKGEIGTLARSFEEMMHDLKQLEQMRREFVANVSHEVQSPLTSISGFAIALKQVDLPDDERSDYLDIIITETARMSKISDSLLKLSLLESQSLQMRLATLSLDEQIRRVIVAIQPQWSARNIQIDLDLQPTQITADYDQLNQVWINIFGNAIKFSEDGARINVTIKQNIKNVAIRISDSGIGILPEDQKRIFDRFFKADRSHSQKYEGSGMGLAIVKQIVSLHQGDIRVESEYGQGTTFIVILPITTPTE, encoded by the coding sequence GTGACCGGCTCCCTCTATACACGTGTAGTCCTGACCTTTCTGGTCTCCGTGATCGGGGGCACAATCCTTTCTTTTCTTGCTACAACCTGGATATTTCAAGATAAATTAAACGAAAACATACAAGCCTCCTTGCTTGACTTTGGCCAGGATATCGTCCGCATCTACGAGACATTGCCTCTACGCGAAGCAGAAATGTTTATAAGTGAAATGAAACAACTCAACTCTTACCACATTCGAATCTATAAAGGAACGGGTCAGTTTCAATCCTATGGAGAACTTAAAGGACAACATCCTTTCCTAGTGACTACAGAACAAGTGAAGGAAGTGCTGGATGGAGGAAGAGTCCAAGTTAATGGAATCGATACGATCTTCTTGGGATTGCCGATAAAAACTGAAATGGGAAGCATAGCAATGTTTGTAGAGCCCCTCACTTCCTCTTCCACCTCATTTCTTATCAAGTTTGTTGTAACCTTTTTGATTTGTTCCTTGTTAGCAGGGAGCCTATTGATACTAATTGCGGCTATTTTTCTGGTAAGACCGATCAAAAAATTGACAGAAGCGACCCGGCTTATAGCTGCTGGAGATTTCAACGTCAAGCTTAATATTAAACAAAAGGGTGAGATAGGTACTTTGGCTCGCAGCTTTGAAGAAATGATGCACGATCTAAAGCAGCTTGAGCAGATGCGCAGGGAATTCGTAGCAAACGTGTCCCATGAAGTTCAGTCTCCGCTCACATCCATTTCCGGTTTTGCTATAGCGCTCAAGCAGGTAGACCTCCCGGATGACGAAAGAAGCGATTATCTCGACATTATCATCACTGAAACTGCACGAATGTCCAAAATAAGTGATAGTCTGCTAAAGCTGAGTTTGCTTGAATCTCAATCATTGCAAATGCGGCTGGCTACGCTCAGTCTGGATGAACAGATCAGACGAGTGATTGTCGCTATTCAACCCCAATGGTCGGCCCGTAACATTCAGATCGATCTTGATTTGCAGCCCACCCAAATCACGGCCGATTATGACCAGTTAAATCAGGTGTGGATCAATATCTTCGGCAATGCCATCAAATTTTCCGAAGATGGTGCCAGAATTAACGTCACGATCAAACAGAATATCAAGAACGTGGCGATCCGCATATCGGATTCGGGTATAGGTATTCTCCCGGAAGACCAAAAGCGTATATTTGACCGCTTCTTTAAAGCAGATCGTTCCCACAGTCAGAAATATGAAGGAAGCGGTATGGGACTAGCTATTGTAAAGCAGATCGTCTCGCTTCATCAAGGGGACATACGGGTGGAGAGCGAATATGGACAAGGAACGACCTTCATAGTCATCTTGCCAATCACAACACCCACAGAGTGA
- a CDS encoding serine hydrolase domain-containing protein, which produces MKPREVTKLEMSVRRARKRNTIAAVTLMLTILAPMSAMAAPAAMNNSINLTYETTKKTVIEKAKLLTETYGTTSLQYALIDGGEITVSGQTGKNDLNDKVPLTTNTIYGIGSTSKMFLTASVMKLVDEGKIDLDVPVVNYMPDFKMKDNRYKQITPRMLLNHSAGLPGGSNGSAILYGDNDTYAHDTFLDQLATQNLMAEQGAYSVYSNDGFTLAEILVERVTGMSFTAFIHKYFTEPLKMNHTKTPQDIVNPEEMAGIYSPFYEAQLPKENYNIIASGGIYSTAKDLVKFSQIFTGEVKGILSNKSVEAMEQKEYRRGMWPEDSDSSMSYGLGWDSVDLFPFSDYGIKAVTKGGDTLSYHSSLVVLPEYNMAAAVISSGGASITNQFIASELLLSALEEKGIIKERKPEKSFGVPVKADMPKEISKFAGNYGGNNSVTKIKINKAGQMTVSSLTSPSNPVQEYTYTSDGSFVSDDGTEKLKFVVEGNGNTYLWSRSYISVPGLGQVALSEYNAEKLEANTLPNEINAAWAKRDGKKYYLVNAKYTSMFYLNATSIVPIYMNKENPGYMSNNKIIGAGEAANQLQIPGTAGREPMDIHFFKKNDGEYLTFSGYVFVSEELVKPIYSGKQSATTIQADGYAKWFSVPATAKGKVMTVKLPANGAFAIYDQNGICINHSVVSGKNVVVLPENGRIVFAGEAGAKFEISLKK; this is translated from the coding sequence ATGAAACCAAGAGAGGTAACAAAACTGGAGATGAGTGTGAGGAGAGCAAGAAAGAGAAATACTATAGCTGCTGTGACTCTCATGCTGACGATACTTGCCCCAATGTCTGCAATGGCCGCACCGGCTGCCATGAATAACAGCATTAACCTTACGTACGAAACAACAAAGAAAACCGTAATCGAAAAAGCTAAATTGCTGACGGAGACGTACGGTACGACGAGTCTGCAATATGCGCTCATTGATGGTGGAGAGATTACGGTGTCCGGTCAAACGGGGAAGAACGATCTAAACGACAAGGTACCTCTTACTACGAACACGATCTATGGCATAGGGTCAACCAGTAAAATGTTTCTTACAGCTTCAGTGATGAAGCTGGTGGATGAAGGCAAGATCGATTTGGATGTGCCTGTTGTGAACTATATGCCTGATTTTAAAATGAAAGATAATCGATACAAACAGATTACACCCCGTATGTTGCTGAATCATTCAGCCGGGCTTCCCGGAGGCTCTAACGGTAGTGCTATACTGTATGGGGACAATGATACCTATGCACATGATACCTTTTTGGATCAATTGGCGACCCAGAATCTGATGGCAGAGCAAGGTGCGTATTCGGTGTACTCTAACGATGGATTTACATTAGCTGAAATTCTGGTTGAGAGAGTCACTGGTATGAGCTTTACGGCATTTATACACAAATATTTTACAGAGCCTCTGAAAATGAATCATACCAAAACACCACAGGATATAGTTAATCCGGAAGAAATGGCGGGAATCTATTCCCCTTTTTATGAGGCACAACTTCCAAAAGAGAATTATAATATCATTGCTTCAGGAGGCATATATTCCACCGCTAAGGATCTGGTGAAATTTTCGCAAATCTTCACAGGAGAGGTCAAAGGGATTCTTTCCAACAAGTCGGTAGAAGCCATGGAGCAAAAAGAATACAGAAGAGGCATGTGGCCAGAGGATAGTGATTCTTCTATGTCTTACGGATTAGGGTGGGATAGTGTGGACTTGTTCCCATTCAGTGACTACGGCATCAAGGCTGTTACGAAAGGTGGAGATACGTTATCTTATCATTCTTCACTCGTCGTACTTCCGGAATACAACATGGCTGCAGCCGTGATCTCTTCAGGCGGAGCAAGTATAACCAATCAATTCATTGCGAGTGAGTTATTACTTAGCGCACTTGAAGAAAAGGGCATTATTAAAGAACGGAAACCGGAAAAATCATTTGGTGTACCTGTGAAGGCTGATATGCCTAAAGAAATCTCCAAGTTTGCAGGGAATTATGGTGGCAATAATTCAGTTACGAAGATCAAAATAAATAAGGCTGGACAAATGACGGTCTCCTCTCTCACGTCTCCAAGTAATCCAGTTCAAGAATACACCTATACATCAGATGGTTCCTTTGTGAGTGATGATGGTACAGAAAAGTTGAAATTTGTTGTGGAGGGAAATGGGAATACCTACCTGTGGTCTCGATCTTATATCTCCGTTCCAGGACTCGGACAGGTGGCTCTCTCAGAATATAATGCGGAGAAGCTGGAAGCCAATACATTACCCAATGAGATTAACGCTGCATGGGCAAAGCGTGATGGTAAAAAATATTATCTGGTGAATGCGAAATACACATCAATGTTTTATCTTAATGCTACATCGATCGTGCCTATTTATATGAATAAAGAGAATCCAGGGTATATGTCCAATAATAAGATTATTGGAGCAGGCGAAGCAGCCAATCAATTGCAGATTCCGGGTACTGCCGGACGAGAACCGATGGACATTCATTTCTTCAAAAAGAACGATGGAGAGTATCTTACATTTTCAGGTTATGTATTCGTCAGTGAGGAATTGGTAAAACCAATCTATTCCGGTAAACAATCCGCAACAACGATTCAAGCAGATGGATATGCCAAATGGTTTTCGGTACCCGCTACTGCGAAAGGAAAAGTCATGACAGTGAAGTTACCTGCAAATGGAGCCTTTGCTATCTATGATCAGAACGGAATTTGTATTAATCACAGCGTAGTCAGCGGTAAGAATGTTGTTGTGTTACCCGAAAACGGCCGTATTGTATTTGCAGGTGAGGCTGGCGCCAAATTTGAAATTTCATTAAAAAAGTAA
- a CDS encoding alpha/beta hydrolase — protein sequence MMKKILIILLKIFGAIVIAFALFIATVFIVNVFSNKSEEGKIKPYGQFVAVDGKNMNVLIQGKGKETVVLLPGYGTPAPALDFKPLIDELSPFYKVVVIEPFGYGLSDITEKERTTENMVSEIHEALQQLGIQRYTLMAHSISGIYGLDYVNKYANEVTSFVGIESSVPTQGGNDDPFPTETYKLLKKSGFYRLLMKLAPDQLIAPDVDDETREQIRILSLKNTFNPNNLNEGENFDPNFKAAEYLSFPKDLPLIFFLQANDTETEGWIPLHEEQVKDSVHGKVMTFEGDHYLHHTRSKEMVQEYRKFMSEIK from the coding sequence ATGATGAAAAAAATATTAATCATTTTGCTCAAAATATTCGGAGCCATAGTTATCGCTTTTGCATTATTTATTGCGACTGTCTTTATTGTTAATGTATTTAGCAACAAATCGGAGGAAGGGAAAATAAAACCTTACGGCCAGTTTGTAGCGGTTGACGGGAAAAACATGAATGTGTTGATTCAAGGAAAAGGCAAAGAAACGGTGGTATTGCTTCCTGGATATGGAACACCCGCCCCAGCCCTTGATTTTAAACCGCTCATCGATGAGCTATCTCCATTTTACAAAGTCGTCGTCATTGAACCTTTCGGTTATGGATTAAGTGACATTACTGAAAAAGAGCGTACTACGGAAAATATGGTTAGTGAAATTCATGAAGCGTTACAGCAACTTGGTATTCAACGTTACACGCTCATGGCTCACTCCATTTCAGGGATATACGGCTTGGATTATGTGAACAAATATGCAAACGAAGTAACTTCCTTTGTCGGCATCGAGAGCAGTGTCCCAACGCAGGGAGGTAACGATGATCCATTTCCAACCGAAACATACAAACTGCTTAAAAAATCAGGATTCTACCGATTGTTAATGAAACTGGCCCCTGATCAACTGATTGCACCCGATGTTGATGATGAAACCAGAGAACAAATTCGAATCCTTTCACTCAAAAATACGTTTAATCCGAACAATCTGAATGAAGGCGAAAACTTTGATCCTAACTTCAAAGCAGCGGAGTACCTGTCCTTCCCCAAAGATCTTCCGTTGATTTTCTTCTTACAAGCGAATGATACTGAAACGGAAGGATGGATACCCTTGCATGAAGAGCAAGTCAAAGATTCAGTGCATGGAAAAGTGATGACTTTCGAGGGAGATCATTATTTGCATCACACCCGATCCAAAGAAATGGTTCAAGAATATAGGAAGTTTATGAGTGAAATAAAGTAG
- a CDS encoding ABC transporter ATP-binding protein produces MIRRFFSYYRPYKKLFLIDFGCAVLAGLLELAFPLAVSKFINELLPGQDWPLILLACIVLLSIYALNTVLNYVVTYWGHMLGINIETNMRSKMFAHLQKLSFRFFDNRKTGQLIGHLTNDLNDIGEVAHHGPEDVFIAVMTLIGSFWLMANINLELALLTFIIIPIMAWVIIVFGGRMTKTYRRLFGDVGNFNARIEDNVGGIRVVQSFANEEHEKKLFSVDNENFRKTKLLAYKTMAKSISVSYMMMRLVTVFVMISGAWFFIDGRIDMGDFMAFLLLSNIFFRPIEKINAVIESYPKGIAGFKRYLEIIDTEPEIADAKNAVELKSVRGEIRFENVSFGYEENRRILNHISLSINPGETVAFVGPSGAGKTTICSLLPRFYEVEEGRITVDGMDIREVQLESLRRHIGIVQQDVFLFSGTIKENIAYGDLTATDEQIWDAARRASLEELILSLPEGINTVIGERGVKLSGGQKQRLSIARMFLKNPPILILDEATSALDTETEALIQKSLAELSVGRTTLVIAHRLTTIKNADRILVVNADGIAEQGNHEELVAAGGIYSRLHQVQYSHS; encoded by the coding sequence ATGATTCGTCGTTTTTTTTCGTATTATCGTCCTTATAAAAAACTGTTTTTGATTGATTTTGGATGTGCTGTACTCGCAGGTCTTCTGGAGTTGGCTTTCCCCCTTGCCGTCAGCAAATTCATTAATGAGTTGTTGCCAGGTCAGGATTGGCCTCTTATTTTGCTTGCCTGTATTGTGCTGTTATCCATCTATGCACTTAATACGGTATTGAACTATGTCGTTACATACTGGGGACATATGCTTGGCATTAACATTGAGACCAACATGCGTTCGAAGATGTTTGCTCATCTTCAGAAGTTATCCTTCCGGTTCTTCGATAATCGTAAGACGGGTCAGCTGATCGGTCATCTCACGAATGATCTGAACGATATCGGCGAGGTTGCTCACCATGGACCTGAAGATGTGTTTATTGCAGTGATGACATTAATCGGATCATTCTGGCTAATGGCTAACATTAATCTTGAGCTTGCGCTCCTAACCTTTATCATTATCCCTATTATGGCTTGGGTCATTATCGTATTCGGTGGCCGTATGACGAAGACGTATCGAAGACTCTTCGGAGACGTCGGCAATTTCAATGCGCGCATTGAAGACAACGTAGGCGGAATTCGTGTCGTTCAATCGTTCGCTAACGAAGAGCATGAGAAAAAACTATTTTCCGTAGACAATGAGAACTTCCGTAAAACAAAGCTGCTTGCCTACAAAACGATGGCGAAGAGTATATCGGTCAGCTACATGATGATGCGTCTCGTTACCGTGTTCGTTATGATCAGCGGGGCTTGGTTCTTCATCGATGGCAGAATTGATATGGGTGATTTTATGGCATTCCTGCTGTTGTCCAATATCTTCTTCCGTCCGATTGAGAAAATAAATGCAGTAATCGAGAGTTACCCAAAGGGGATTGCCGGATTCAAGCGTTATCTGGAAATCATTGATACGGAGCCGGAAATTGCTGATGCGAAAAATGCCGTTGAGCTAAAAAGTGTGCGTGGAGAAATTCGCTTCGAAAATGTCTCCTTTGGTTATGAAGAGAATCGACGTATTCTGAATCATATCAGTCTGTCCATCAATCCAGGGGAAACCGTTGCATTTGTCGGTCCTTCCGGCGCAGGTAAAACGACCATTTGCAGCCTGCTTCCACGATTCTATGAAGTAGAGGAAGGCCGGATCACTGTTGACGGGATGGATATTCGAGAGGTTCAGCTGGAATCCTTGCGCAGACATATCGGTATTGTTCAACAGGATGTATTTCTCTTCTCAGGTACAATTAAGGAAAATATCGCTTATGGCGATTTAACGGCGACGGACGAGCAAATTTGGGATGCAGCCCGTCGTGCGTCTCTAGAAGAATTGATTCTTAGTTTGCCGGAAGGAATCAATACGGTCATCGGAGAACGTGGTGTCAAACTTTCCGGAGGCCAGAAACAGCGTTTGTCCATAGCTCGCATGTTCCTGAAAAATCCACCGATTCTCATCTTGGATGAAGCTACGTCTGCTTTGGATACCGAAACCGAAGCGTTAATTCAAAAGTCCTTGGCGGAACTGTCAGTGGGCAGAACAACCCTTGTTATTGCACATCGACTGACAACCATCAAAAATGCAGATCGCATCCTGGTAGTCAATGCTGATGGCATTGCGGAGCAGGGTAATCATGAAGAACTGGTCGCTGCCGGAGGCATCTATAGCCGTCTTCATCAGGTTCAATACAGCCATTCATAA
- a CDS encoding MarR family winged helix-turn-helix transcriptional regulator, producing MLTEMRRFNRFYTNILGVLDKHILGTGYSFAEARVIIEIGIQGESIANNLVDTLTIDRSYMSRIVSKLTREGLLIKVDSAADSRVSLIRLTEKGQELYGELNERSDQQIVKLMQGLDEEEIREVYASMMNIQDKLNKRAGETRR from the coding sequence ATGTTGACTGAAATGCGGCGTTTTAACCGTTTTTATACCAATATACTCGGTGTACTTGACAAGCATATTCTGGGAACGGGATACTCCTTCGCCGAAGCAAGGGTCATTATTGAGATTGGCATTCAAGGGGAGAGCATTGCGAACAATCTGGTGGATACACTGACCATTGATCGCAGCTATATGAGCCGAATTGTAAGTAAACTGACCAGAGAAGGGCTGCTCATAAAAGTGGATTCAGCTGCTGACAGCCGGGTTAGTTTGATTCGTCTGACTGAAAAAGGGCAGGAGCTTTACGGTGAGTTAAATGAACGTTCAGATCAGCAGATTGTGAAGTTAATGCAAGGTTTGGATGAGGAAGAGATCAGAGAAGTTTACGCTTCAATGATGAATATTCAGGATAAGTTGAACAAAAGAGCAGGAGAGACAAGACGATGA